The proteins below are encoded in one region of Segatella copri:
- the rplW gene encoding 50S ribosomal protein L23: MAFIIKPLVTEKMTKITDKQPNRYGFVVRPEANKLEIKKEVESLYNVTVVDVNTIRYAGKRSARYTKAGLVKGQKNAFKKAIVTLKEGDTIDFYSNI; encoded by the coding sequence ATGGCATTTATTATCAAACCATTGGTTACTGAGAAGATGACCAAGATTACAGACAAGCAGCCTAACCGCTATGGCTTCGTTGTTCGTCCTGAGGCTAATAAGCTCGAGATTAAGAAGGAAGTTGAGAGTCTGTATAATGTTACAGTAGTTGACGTGAACACTATTCGTTACGCTGGCAAGCGCTCTGCCCGTTATACAAAGGCAGGTCTTGTTAAGGGTCAGAAGAATGCGTTCAAGAAGGCAATCGTTACTCTTAAGGAGGGCGATACAATTGATTTTTACAGCAATATTTAA
- the rplB gene encoding 50S ribosomal protein L2, with protein MAVRKLKPVTPGQRHKVIGTFEDITASVPEKSLVYGKRSTGGRNNTGKMTVRYIGGGHKQKYRLIDFKREKDGVPAVVKTIEYDPNRSARIALLYYADGEKRYIIAPNGLQVGATLMSGADAAPEIGNCLPLANIPVGTVIHNIELRPGQGALLVRSAGNFAQLTSREGSYCVIKLPSGETRQILSACKATVGSVGNSDHALEQSGKAGRSRWLGRRPHNRGVVMNPVDHPMGGGEGRQSGGHPRSRKGLYAKGLKTRAPKKLSNKYIIERANKK; from the coding sequence ATGGCAGTACGTAAATTAAAACCGGTTACTCCGGGTCAAAGACACAAAGTTATTGGCACGTTCGAGGATATTACTGCATCCGTGCCAGAGAAGTCTCTCGTTTACGGTAAACGTTCTACCGGCGGTCGAAACAACACCGGTAAGATGACCGTTCGCTACATTGGCGGTGGTCACAAGCAGAAGTATCGTTTAATCGACTTCAAACGTGAGAAAGATGGTGTTCCAGCAGTTGTTAAGACAATCGAGTACGATCCAAACCGTTCGGCTCGTATCGCATTGCTTTACTATGCTGATGGTGAAAAACGTTACATTATTGCTCCTAACGGACTTCAGGTAGGCGCTACTTTGATGTCAGGTGCAGATGCTGCTCCTGAGATTGGTAACTGTCTTCCTTTGGCAAACATCCCTGTAGGTACAGTGATCCACAACATTGAGTTGCGTCCTGGTCAGGGTGCCTTGTTGGTTCGTTCGGCTGGTAATTTTGCTCAGTTGACTTCTCGTGAGGGCAGTTATTGTGTAATTAAGCTCCCTTCTGGTGAAACACGCCAGATTTTGAGTGCTTGTAAGGCTACAGTTGGTAGTGTTGGTAACTCTGACCACGCTCTTGAACAGTCTGGTAAGGCTGGACGTTCTCGTTGGTTGGGTCGTCGTCCACACAACCGTGGTGTTGTTATGAACCCTGTTGATCACCCAATGGGTGGTGGTGAAGGTCGCCAGAGTGGTGGTCACCCACGTTCACGTAAGGGCTTGTACGCTAAGGGTCTTAAGACTCGCGCACCTAAGAAGCTTTCTAACAAGTATATTATCGAAAGAGCTAACAAAAAATAA
- the rpsS gene encoding 30S ribosomal protein S19 — translation MSRSLKKGPYINVSLEKKILAMNESGKKNVVKTWARASMISPDFVGHTVAVHNGNKFIPVYVTENMVGHKLGEFAPTRRFGGHSGNRK, via the coding sequence ATGAGTCGTTCACTTAAAAAAGGTCCATACATCAACGTTTCTCTCGAGAAGAAGATTCTCGCTATGAACGAGAGTGGCAAGAAGAATGTTGTTAAGACATGGGCTAGAGCTTCAATGATATCTCCTGATTTCGTAGGACATACTGTTGCAGTTCATAACGGTAACAAATTTATCCCTGTTTATGTTACAGAGAATATGGTTGGCCACAAGCTTGGAGAGTTTGCTCCAACACGTCGCTTTGGAGGTCACTCTGGTAACAGAAAGTAA
- the rplV gene encoding 50S ribosomal protein L22, producing MGARKHIAAEKLKEARKNLYFAKLVGVPSSPRKMRYVVDMIRGMEVNRALGVLRFSKKQASADVEKLLRSAIANWEAKNNRKAEDGELYISKVFVDEGVTMKRMRPAPQGRGYRIRKRSNHVTLFVDAKTNDEK from the coding sequence ATGGGAGCAAGAAAACATATTGCGGCTGAGAAATTGAAAGAAGCCCGTAAAAACTTGTACTTCGCAAAGTTGGTAGGCGTTCCTTCTTCTCCACGTAAGATGCGCTATGTAGTAGACATGATTCGTGGTATGGAGGTTAACCGTGCACTCGGAGTACTTCGCTTCTCTAAGAAGCAGGCATCAGCTGATGTAGAGAAATTACTTCGTTCAGCTATCGCTAACTGGGAAGCTAAGAATAATCGCAAGGCTGAAGACGGTGAGCTTTATATCAGTAAGGTCTTCGTTGACGAAGGCGTTACAATGAAACGTATGAGACCTGCACCACAGGGTCGTGGTTATAGAATTCGTAAGCGTTCTAACCATGTAACTCTTTTTGTTGATGCAAAAACTAATGACGAAAAATAA
- the rpsC gene encoding 30S ribosomal protein S3, producing MGQKVNPISNRLGVIRGWDSNWFGGKNFGDNLVEDQKIRKYLNERLAKASISRIIIERTLKLVTITICTARPGIVIGKGGQDVDKLKEELKKLYKKDIQINIFEVKKPELDATIVGKNIATQIEHMIAYRRAIKMAVANTMRAGAEGIKVQITGRLNGAEMARKEMYKEGRTPLHTFRADIDYCQCEALTKVGLLGIKVWICRGEVYGKADLTPNFSQDNKSNNRGNGRSNNRGGNRKRNNNR from the coding sequence ATGGGACAGAAAGTTAATCCGATTAGTAACCGACTTGGTGTTATCCGTGGTTGGGATTCAAATTGGTTCGGTGGTAAGAACTTCGGTGATAACCTCGTTGAGGATCAGAAAATCCGTAAGTATCTTAACGAGCGTCTTGCTAAAGCAAGCATTTCTCGTATTATTATCGAACGTACATTGAAACTTGTTACCATTACTATTTGTACAGCCCGTCCAGGTATTGTCATTGGTAAAGGTGGTCAGGATGTAGATAAGTTGAAGGAAGAGTTGAAGAAGCTTTATAAGAAAGATATTCAGATCAACATCTTCGAGGTTAAAAAGCCTGAACTTGATGCTACTATCGTTGGTAAGAATATTGCGACTCAGATTGAGCACATGATTGCTTATCGTCGCGCTATCAAGATGGCAGTTGCTAACACCATGCGTGCTGGTGCTGAGGGTATCAAGGTACAGATTACAGGTCGTCTGAATGGTGCTGAAATGGCACGTAAAGAAATGTACAAAGAGGGTCGTACTCCTCTTCATACATTCCGCGCAGACATCGACTACTGCCAGTGCGAGGCACTTACAAAGGTAGGTTTGCTTGGTATTAAGGTTTGGATTTGCCGTGGTGAGGTTTATGGTAAGGCTGATCTTACTCCAAACTTCTCACAGGACAATAAGAGCAACAACCGTGGTAACGGTCGCTCTAACAACCGTGGTGGTAATCGTAAAAGAAACAATAACCGTTAA
- the rplP gene encoding 50S ribosomal protein L16 → MLQPKRVKYRRPQDGRGNKGNAHRGTQLAFGSFGIKTLESKWIDSRQIEAARVALNRYMNRQGQVWIRIFPDKPITRKPADVRMGKGKGDPAGWVAPVTPGRILFEVEGVSFDIAKEGLRLCAQKLPVKTKFIVRRDYDKNA, encoded by the coding sequence ATGTTACAGCCAAAAAGAGTTAAATATAGAAGACCTCAAGATGGTCGTGGCAACAAAGGCAACGCTCACAGAGGTACACAATTGGCTTTCGGTTCTTTTGGTATCAAAACTCTTGAATCAAAGTGGATCGATAGTCGTCAGATTGAGGCAGCTCGTGTGGCATTGAACCGCTATATGAACCGTCAAGGTCAGGTCTGGATTAGAATTTTCCCTGATAAGCCAATCACTCGCAAGCCTGCTGATGTCCGTATGGGTAAAGGTAAGGGTGATCCTGCAGGATGGGTTGCACCTGTTACACCAGGTAGAATTCTCTTCGAAGTTGAAGGAGTTAGTTTCGATATTGCAAAAGAAGGTCTTCGCCTTTGCGCTCAGAAACTTCCTGTTAAGACTAAGTTTATTGTTAGACGTGATTACGATAAAAACGCTTAA
- the rpmC gene encoding 50S ribosomal protein L29 — protein MKIAEIKNIETKELVEKLEAAVDALNKKKINHNVTPLENPSEIKVARRDIARMKTELRQRELNK, from the coding sequence ATGAAGATTGCAGAAATTAAAAATATCGAGACCAAAGAATTGGTTGAGAAGTTGGAGGCAGCTGTTGATGCTTTGAACAAGAAGAAGATCAATCATAATGTAACTCCACTTGAGAATCCATCAGAGATTAAGGTTGCTCGTCGTGATATTGCACGTATGAAAACTGAACTTCGTCAGAGAGAACTTAACAAATAA
- the rpsQ gene encoding 30S ribosomal protein S17 — protein MVQMETRNLRKVRQGVVISNKMDKTIVIAAKFKEMHPIYGKFVQKTKKYHAHDENNEANVGDTVMIMETRPLSKTKRWRLVQIVEKAK, from the coding sequence ATGGTCCAGATGGAAACAAGAAATTTAAGAAAAGTAAGACAGGGTGTTGTTATTAGCAACAAGATGGATAAAACCATTGTTATTGCAGCTAAGTTCAAGGAGATGCACCCTATTTATGGTAAATTTGTCCAGAAGACAAAGAAGTACCATGCACATGACGAGAATAATGAGGCTAACGTAGGTGATACTGTTATGATCATGGAGACTCGTCCTCTGTCTAAGACAAAGAGATGGAGATTAGTACAAATTGTTGAAAAAGCTAAGTAA
- the rplN gene encoding 50S ribosomal protein L14, whose amino-acid sequence MIQTESRLTVCDNSGAREALCIRVLGGTGRRYASVGDVIVVAVKNVIPSSDLKKGAVSKALIVRTKKEIRRADGSYIRFDDNACVLLNNAGELRGSRIFGPVARELRAVNMKVVSLAPEVL is encoded by the coding sequence ATGATACAGACTGAATCAAGACTTACAGTATGTGATAACAGCGGTGCTCGTGAGGCTCTTTGCATTCGAGTTCTCGGTGGTACAGGCCGTCGTTACGCTAGCGTTGGTGACGTTATTGTTGTTGCAGTCAAGAACGTTATCCCATCAAGTGATTTGAAGAAGGGTGCAGTATCAAAGGCTTTGATTGTTCGCACAAAGAAGGAAATTCGTCGTGCAGATGGTTCTTACATCCGTTTCGATGACAACGCTTGTGTATTGCTTAACAATGCAGGTGAGCTTCGTGGTAGCCGTATCTTCGGTCCTGTTGCTCGTGAGCTTCGTGCAGTAAATATGAAAGTCGTTTCTTTGGCACCTGAGGTTCTTTAA
- the rplX gene encoding 50S ribosomal protein L24 encodes MSKLHIKKDDTVIVIAGADKGKTGKVLKVLVEENRAIVEGVHMVSKSTKPSAKNPQGGIVKQEAPIHISNLSLIDPKSGKATRVAIKHEGKNVVRIAKKSGEEIK; translated from the coding sequence ATGAGTAAGTTACATATTAAGAAAGACGATACCGTTATCGTTATTGCCGGTGCAGATAAGGGCAAGACTGGTAAGGTGCTTAAGGTCCTCGTTGAGGAGAACCGTGCTATCGTAGAAGGTGTGCACATGGTTTCTAAGAGCACTAAGCCATCTGCTAAGAATCCTCAGGGAGGTATTGTTAAGCAGGAGGCTCCTATTCATATCTCAAATTTGAGTTTGATTGATCCTAAGAGTGGCAAGGCTACTCGTGTTGCTATCAAGCATGAGGGTAAAAACGTTGTTCGCATCGCTAAAAAGTCAGGGGAGGAAATCAAGTAA
- the rplE gene encoding 50S ribosomal protein L5, producing the protein MDTAQLKKVYKETIAPALQKQFNYSSAMEIPVLKKIVINQGLGDATQDKKIVDVAINEITAITGQKAVATYSKKDIANFKLRKKMPIGVMVTLRRERMYEFLEKLVRVSLPRIRDFKGIESKFDGRGNYTLGITEQIIFPEINIDEIDRIQGMNITFVTTAKTDEEGFALLKAFGLPFKNANKD; encoded by the coding sequence ATGGATACAGCACAGTTAAAGAAAGTATATAAGGAGACAATCGCTCCTGCTCTTCAGAAGCAGTTCAACTACTCTTCAGCTATGGAGATTCCAGTATTGAAGAAGATTGTCATCAATCAGGGTCTTGGTGATGCTACTCAGGACAAGAAAATTGTTGATGTAGCAATCAATGAGATTACTGCTATCACCGGTCAGAAGGCTGTTGCTACATATTCTAAAAAGGATATTGCAAACTTCAAGCTTCGTAAGAAGATGCCTATCGGTGTTATGGTAACATTGCGTCGTGAGCGTATGTACGAGTTCTTGGAGAAGCTCGTTCGTGTTTCTCTTCCTCGTATTCGCGACTTCAAGGGTATTGAGAGCAAGTTTGATGGTCGTGGTAACTATACATTAGGTATCACAGAGCAGATTATCTTCCCTGAGATTAATATCGATGAGATCGATCGTATTCAGGGTATGAATATTACCTTCGTAACAACAGCTAAGACTGATGAAGAAGGTTTTGCTCTTTTGAAGGCCTTTGGTCTTCCATTCAAGAACGCAAATAAAGATTAA
- the rpsN gene encoding 30S ribosomal protein S14 has product MAKESMKAREVKRAKLVARYAEKREALKKIIATSNDPAEAYEAARKLQAIPKNANPIRLHNRCKITGRPKGYIRQFGISRIQFREMASAGLIPGVKKASW; this is encoded by the coding sequence ATGGCAAAAGAATCAATGAAAGCTCGCGAGGTTAAGCGTGCAAAGCTTGTAGCTCGTTACGCTGAAAAGCGCGAAGCACTGAAAAAGATTATTGCAACTTCTAATGATCCAGCCGAAGCATACGAGGCAGCTCGTAAGCTTCAGGCTATCCCTAAGAATGCAAACCCAATCCGTCTTCACAATCGTTGCAAGATTACTGGTCGTCCAAAGGGTTATATCCGTCAGTTCGGTATTTCTCGTATCCAGTTCCGTGAGATGGCTTCTGCTGGTTTGATTCCAGGTGTAAAGAAGGCTAGCTGGTAA
- the rpsH gene encoding 30S ribosomal protein S8 codes for MTDPIADYLTRLRNAIMAHHRVVEVPASNLKKEITKILFEKGYILNYKFVEDGPQGSIKVALKYNPTTKQNAIKCLKRVSTPGLRKYTGYKDMPRVINGLGIAILSTSKGVMTDKEASDLKIGGEVLCYIY; via the coding sequence ATGACAGATCCAATAGCAGATTATCTGACAAGACTCAGAAATGCAATCATGGCTCATCACCGTGTTGTAGAAGTTCCTGCGTCTAACTTGAAGAAAGAGATCACTAAGATCCTCTTCGAGAAAGGTTACATCCTCAATTACAAGTTTGTAGAGGATGGTCCTCAGGGCTCAATTAAGGTTGCCTTGAAGTACAACCCAACTACAAAGCAAAACGCTATCAAGTGTTTGAAGCGCGTGTCAACTCCAGGTTTGCGTAAGTATACCGGTTACAAGGACATGCCAAGAGTTATTAACGGATTAGGTATTGCAATCTTATCTACATCCAAAGGTGTAATGACAGACAAAGAAGCTTCTGATCTTAAGATCGGTGGCGAGGTTCTTTGCTATATTTATTAA
- the rplF gene encoding 50S ribosomal protein L6 yields the protein MSRIGKLPISIPAGVTVNYDEASHVCTVKGPKGELSQWIDPSIKFNNADGHISFEIDENSPVNIKQKQAFHGLYRSLVNNMVVGVSAGYTKVLELVGVGYRVSNQGNIIEFALGYTHPIFIQLPKEIKVETKSERNQNPILTLESCDKQLLGLVCAKIRSFRKPEPYKGKGILFKGEVIRRKSGKSASAK from the coding sequence ATGTCTAGAATAGGAAAATTGCCAATTAGTATCCCTGCAGGTGTTACTGTAAATTATGATGAGGCTTCTCATGTTTGTACAGTAAAGGGCCCTAAGGGTGAACTTTCTCAGTGGATTGATCCATCTATCAAGTTTAATAATGCAGATGGTCATATTAGCTTTGAAATCGATGAAAATAGTCCTGTAAATATTAAGCAGAAGCAGGCTTTCCACGGTTTGTATCGCTCTCTCGTTAACAACATGGTTGTTGGTGTAAGCGCTGGTTATACAAAGGTTTTGGAATTGGTAGGTGTTGGTTATCGTGTTTCTAACCAGGGTAATATCATTGAGTTTGCTTTGGGTTACACTCACCCTATTTTCATCCAGTTGCCTAAGGAGATTAAGGTTGAGACTAAGTCTGAAAGAAACCAGAACCCAATCTTGACATTGGAGTCTTGCGACAAGCAGTTGTTGGGACTCGTTTGTGCAAAAATTCGTTCTTTCCGCAAGCCTGAGCCTTATAAAGGTAAGGGTATTCTCTTTAAGGGTGAAGTTATTCGCAGAAAGTCTGGTAAGAGTGCTTCAGCTAAGTAA
- the rplR gene encoding 50S ribosomal protein L18 yields MTTKKVERRIKIKFRIRKSVNGTAERPRLSVFRSNKQIYAQVINDLTGTTLASASSLGLEKMPKQEQATKVGELIAEKAKAAGVEAVVFDRNGYLYHGRVKQLAEGARNGGLKF; encoded by the coding sequence ATGACAACAAAGAAAGTAGAAAGACGAATTAAGATAAAGTTCCGCATTCGTAAGAGTGTGAACGGTACAGCTGAGCGTCCACGTCTTAGTGTATTCCGCTCTAACAAGCAGATTTACGCTCAGGTTATTAACGATTTGACAGGCACTACACTTGCATCAGCTTCTTCACTCGGTTTGGAGAAGATGCCTAAGCAGGAGCAGGCAACTAAGGTTGGCGAGCTCATTGCTGAGAAGGCTAAGGCTGCTGGCGTTGAGGCAGTAGTTTTCGACCGTAATGGTTACCTTTACCATGGTCGTGTAAAGCAGTTGGCTGAAGGTGCTCGTAATGGTGGTCTTAAATTTTAA
- the rpsE gene encoding 30S ribosomal protein S5 has translation MAMDKVKVNNEEVLKDRLVAINRVTKVTKGGRTFTFAAIVVVGDGNGVIGYGLGKAGEVTAAIAKGTEAAKKNLVKVPVLKGTVPHEVETSFGGAKVLIKPAAAGTGLKAGGAMRAVLESVGIKDVIAKSKGSSNAHNLVKATIAALAEMRDAYTVAGERGISMDKVFNG, from the coding sequence ATGGCAATGGATAAAGTAAAAGTAAATAACGAAGAAGTACTTAAGGATCGCTTGGTTGCTATCAACCGTGTAACTAAGGTTACAAAGGGTGGTCGTACTTTCACATTCGCTGCTATCGTCGTTGTAGGTGACGGTAATGGCGTAATCGGCTACGGCCTTGGTAAGGCAGGTGAGGTTACTGCTGCTATCGCAAAGGGTACTGAAGCTGCTAAGAAGAACTTGGTAAAGGTTCCTGTACTCAAGGGTACTGTTCCTCATGAGGTTGAAACTTCATTTGGTGGTGCTAAGGTTCTTATTAAGCCAGCTGCAGCCGGTACAGGTTTGAAGGCCGGTGGTGCTATGCGTGCTGTACTTGAGAGCGTAGGTATCAAGGATGTCATCGCTAAGTCTAAGGGTTCTTCAAATGCCCACAACCTTGTGAAGGCTACTATCGCAGCTCTTGCAGAGATGCGTGATGCTTATACTGTAGCAGGTGAGCGTGGTATCAGTATGGATAAAGTATTTAACGGTTAA
- the rpmD gene encoding 50S ribosomal protein L30: MATIKIKQIKSKIGAPVDQKRTLACLGLHKISQVVEVEDTPSNRGMIRKVHHLVSVVD; the protein is encoded by the coding sequence ATGGCAACAATTAAAATCAAGCAGATTAAGAGTAAAATCGGTGCTCCAGTAGATCAGAAGCGTACTCTCGCTTGTCTTGGTCTCCACAAGATTTCTCAGGTTGTTGAGGTAGAGGATACTCCTAGCAACCGTGGTATGATCCGTAAGGTTCATCACCTCGTAAGTGTAGTTGATTAA
- the rplO gene encoding 50S ribosomal protein L15 — MKLNNLKPAAGSTHSRRRIGRGPGSGLGGTSTRGHKGAKARSGYKRKIGFEGGQMPLQRRVPKAGFKNINHKEYFAVNLSTLQALAEAKNLTKIGIEELKAAGLTNGKELVKVLGNGELKAKLEVEANAFSKTAEEAIKAVGGNATII, encoded by the coding sequence ATGAAATTAAATAATTTGAAACCTGCTGCAGGTTCTACCCATTCACGTCGTCGTATTGGTCGTGGTCCAGGTTCTGGTCTCGGTGGTACTTCTACACGTGGTCATAAGGGTGCCAAGGCTCGTTCTGGTTATAAGAGAAAGATTGGTTTCGAAGGTGGTCAGATGCCATTGCAGCGTCGTGTTCCAAAGGCTGGTTTTAAGAATATCAACCATAAGGAGTACTTCGCAGTAAACCTTTCAACTCTTCAGGCTCTTGCTGAAGCAAAGAACCTTACTAAAATCGGTATTGAGGAACTTAAGGCTGCTGGCCTCACAAACGGCAAGGAGCTTGTAAAGGTTCTCGGTAACGGTGAACTTAAAGCAAAATTGGAAGTTGAAGCTAATGCTTTCTCAAAGACTGCCGAAGAAGCAATCAAGGCAGTAGGTGGTAACGCAACTATAATCTAA
- the secY gene encoding preprotein translocase subunit SecY, which translates to MKKFIETLKNCWKIEDLRQRLLITLLFTAIYRFGSFVVLPGINPGMLEKLQSQTSGGLMSLLDMFSGGAFSNASIFALGIMPYISASIVMQLLAVAVPYFQKMQREGESGRKKIQWYTRVLTVAILVFQAPSYLLNLKMQAANALATGISWTVFMIPATIILAAGSMFILWLGERITDKGVGNGISLIIMIGIIARLPQAFVQEVTSRLQAISGGGLIMFIVEILILYAVVCASILLVQGTRKIPVQYAKRLVGNKQYGGARQYIPLKLFAANVMPIIFAQALMFIPLAIVRYQSENASSVVQQLMDNRSLLYNVVYVILVIAFTYFYTAITLNPTQMAEDMKRNNGFIPGVKPGKDTAEYIDTVMSRITLPGSLFIAFIAIMPALAGLLDVQQAFSQFFGGTSLLILVGVVIDTLQQVESHLLMRHYDGLLNSGHTRQGGVAAY; encoded by the coding sequence ATGAAAAAGTTTATTGAGACACTAAAGAACTGTTGGAAGATAGAGGATCTCCGTCAGAGACTCCTCATTACTCTTCTGTTTACGGCTATTTACCGTTTTGGCTCGTTTGTGGTACTTCCAGGTATCAATCCGGGCATGTTGGAAAAACTTCAGTCGCAGACCTCTGGCGGTCTTATGTCGCTATTGGACATGTTCTCTGGTGGTGCATTTTCCAATGCATCTATCTTTGCACTCGGAATTATGCCTTATATCTCAGCTTCAATCGTTATGCAGCTTCTTGCTGTTGCTGTACCTTATTTCCAGAAGATGCAGCGCGAGGGCGAGAGCGGCCGCAAAAAAATACAATGGTATACTAGAGTCCTGACTGTGGCCATTTTGGTCTTTCAGGCTCCTAGTTACCTTTTGAATTTGAAAATGCAGGCTGCTAATGCTCTAGCCACAGGTATTAGTTGGACGGTATTCATGATACCGGCAACAATTATCTTGGCTGCAGGTAGTATGTTTATCCTTTGGTTAGGTGAGCGTATCACTGACAAGGGAGTAGGTAATGGTATCTCTCTTATTATTATGATTGGTATTATCGCCCGCTTGCCACAGGCTTTCGTTCAGGAGGTAACTTCTCGCTTGCAGGCAATTTCTGGTGGTGGTCTTATCATGTTCATTGTAGAGATTCTTATCCTTTATGCTGTAGTTTGTGCTTCAATACTTTTGGTACAAGGTACACGTAAGATCCCTGTTCAGTATGCTAAACGCTTGGTTGGAAATAAGCAATATGGTGGTGCGCGTCAGTACATCCCTTTGAAGCTTTTTGCAGCTAACGTAATGCCTATCATCTTTGCACAGGCTTTAATGTTTATTCCATTGGCAATAGTTCGCTATCAGTCTGAAAATGCTAGTAGTGTTGTTCAGCAGTTGATGGATAATCGTAGTTTGCTATATAATGTTGTTTATGTAATCTTGGTTATTGCATTTACTTATTTCTATACAGCTATTACATTGAATCCTACTCAGATGGCTGAGGATATGAAACGTAACAATGGTTTCATTCCTGGCGTAAAACCAGGAAAGGATACAGCTGAGTACATTGATACCGTAATGTCTCGTATTACTTTACCAGGTTCGTTATTTATTGCGTTTATTGCAATCATGCCTGCATTAGCAGGACTTCTCGATGTACAGCAAGCTTTCTCTCAATTCTTTGGAGGTACATCTCTATTGATTTTGGTTGGTGTTGTCATTGACACATTACAACAAGTCGAGAGTCATTTGCTTATGCGCCACTATGATGGTCTTTTGAATTCAGGCCATACGCGTCAGGGTGGTGTTGCTGCATATTAA
- the infA gene encoding translation initiation factor IF-1 produces MAKQAAIEQDGTIVEALSNAMFRVELENGVDITAHISGKMRMHYIKILPGDKVKVEMSPYDLTKGRIVFRYK; encoded by the coding sequence ATGGCAAAACAAGCCGCTATTGAGCAAGATGGAACAATTGTAGAAGCATTGTCAAATGCGATGTTCCGAGTAGAATTAGAGAATGGAGTTGACATCACAGCTCATATCTCTGGTAAGATGAGAATGCATTACATCAAGATTTTACCTGGTGATAAGGTAAAGGTGGAGATGAGCCCATATGACCTTACCAAAGGTAGAATTGTTTTTAGATACAAATAA
- the rpmJ gene encoding 50S ribosomal protein L36, producing the protein MKTRASLKKRSADCKIVRRKGRLFVINKKNPKMKLRQG; encoded by the coding sequence ATGAAGACAAGAGCATCATTAAAGAAGCGTTCAGCTGACTGTAAGATCGTTCGTCGTAAAGGTCGTCTGTTCGTTATCAACAAGAAGAACCCTAAGATGAAATTACGTCAGGGTTAA
- the rpsM gene encoding 30S ribosomal protein S13 encodes MAIRIVGVDLPQNKRGEIALTYIYGIGRSSSAKILDKAGVNRDLKVSEWSDDQAAKIREIIGAEFKVEGDLRSEIQMNIKRLMDIGCYRGVRHRNGLPVRGQSTKNNARTRKGKKKTVANKKKATK; translated from the coding sequence ATGGCAATAAGAATTGTTGGAGTAGATTTGCCCCAGAATAAGCGTGGCGAAATCGCATTGACCTATATCTACGGTATTGGTCGAAGTAGTTCAGCAAAGATATTGGATAAGGCCGGTGTAAACCGTGACCTGAAGGTTAGCGAGTGGTCTGATGACCAGGCAGCTAAGATCCGTGAAATTATCGGCGCTGAGTTCAAAGTTGAAGGTGATCTCCGTTCTGAGATCCAGATGAACATTAAGCGACTGATGGATATTGGTTGCTATCGTGGAGTTAGACATCGTAATGGTCTTCCAGTTCGCGGTCAGAGCACAAAGAATAATGCTCGTACACGTAAGGGTAAGAAGAAGACTGTTGCTAATAAGAAGAAGGCTACTAAGTAA
- the rpsK gene encoding 30S ribosomal protein S11 gives MAKQKATSKKRNVRVDAIGQLHVHSSFNNIIVSLANNEGQIISWSSAGKMGFRGSKKNTPYAAQMAAEDCAKVAFDLGLRKVKAYVKGPGNGRESAIRAIHGAGIEVTEIVDVTPLPHNGCRPPKRRRV, from the coding sequence ATGGCAAAGCAAAAAGCAACATCTAAGAAGAGAAATGTACGCGTTGACGCTATCGGTCAGCTTCACGTTCATAGCTCATTCAATAACATTATTGTATCTCTTGCTAACAATGAGGGTCAGATCATTTCTTGGTCTTCTGCTGGTAAGATGGGTTTCCGTGGTTCTAAGAAGAACACTCCTTATGCTGCTCAGATGGCTGCTGAGGATTGTGCAAAGGTCGCTTTTGATCTTGGTCTTCGTAAGGTTAAGGCTTATGTTAAGGGTCCAGGTAATGGTCGTGAGTCTGCTATCCGTGCTATTCACGGTGCAGGTATCGAGGTTACTGAAATCGTTGACGTAACTCCATTACCACACAATGGTTGCCGTCCTCCAAAGCGTCGTCGTGTATAA